GGATGTAGATAATGCTATCAATTAAAGAAACTTATCATGAAGATAGTCATGTGGGGTTTTCAACTTTCAACTCCTTATTCTATTCATGATATTCCTAACTGGTAGCCGAAGGAGCAGCACTTGGTAGCCAGATAAACTTCGAGAAATACAATAAAGCTAGACACCATGAGTACGAAACAGAGCCTTCCTATCAATATGGAGTATTTCGGAGCAACAAGTGCACATGTCCATGGGATAAAGCAAATTTTCAAGTTTCATAGTACAAACAAGCTCCACTCCACCATTTGAGTGTTGGCAGGAAGATGAATGGAAGCTTTACAAGTCTAGCAATCTACCCTCATGGCAGAGGTGACAATTTAAGTGAAGAGAACTTCAGGGTTCAATAGAACGAACCTAATTCCAACAGTTGCTGTGATGCGAGACTATAAATATTTCTCGTTTTGGCTAATCTCATATTAGAGTCCATCGCAGCCAATTCCATCACAACATgggcaaagaaagaaaacctaATGAAGGTTTATTATATACGCATACTAAGTGCTGGTACTACCCCTCCTTTGAACAGGTTTGTATAGCACAACAGTGACAAATTTTGAATGGAAGCGATGAGTGAACCCGAGTGCCACCACAGAACGTGGGGTCTCCCGGTTCTCAATGTAAAGATGGTTGAGAATCACATTCTGTGGCAGTGGAAGCGTTTCAGAAGAGTCTGCACTTGCAGGGTAGCTAAGCAACGAGTGTTGCAGGTGTGGAGGCACTGAAGGTGGGTCCCGTACCTCATCTTCATTCCCTGGATATGCATTGTTGTAACTTGAATCAGGTGATCTAGGAACTTCAAATCCCGCAACAGT
This region of Populus trichocarpa isolate Nisqually-1 chromosome 9, P.trichocarpa_v4.1, whole genome shotgun sequence genomic DNA includes:
- the LOC7463306 gene encoding SNF1-related protein kinase regulatory subunit beta-3 yields the protein MSNQFSEDNEDATVAGFEVPRSPDSSYNNAYPGNEDEVRDPPSVPPHLQHSLLSYPASADSSETLPLPQNVILNHLYIENRETPRSVVALGFTHRFHSKFVTVVLYKPVQRRGSTST